One genomic segment of Capricornis sumatraensis isolate serow.1 chromosome X, serow.2, whole genome shotgun sequence includes these proteins:
- the ZIC3 gene encoding zinc finger protein ZIC 3 isoform X1, which produces MTMLLDGGPQFPGLGVGSFGAPRHHEMPNREPAGIGLTPFGDSPHAAAAAAAAFKLSPAAAHDLSSGQSSAFTPQGSGYANALGHHHHHHHHHHHAGQVPSYGGAASAAFNSTRDFLFRQRGSGLGEAASGGGQHGLFAGSASSLHAPAGISEPPGYLLFPGLHDQGAGHPSPTGHVDNNQVHLGLRGELFGRADPYRPVASPRTDPYTAGAQFPNYSPMNMNMGMNVAAHHGPGAFFRYMRQPIKQELSCKWIDEAQLSRPKKSCDRTFSTMHELVTHVTMEHVGGPEQNNHVCYWEECPREGKSFKAKYKLVNHIRVHTGEKPFPCPFPGCGKIFARSENLKIHKRTHTGEKPFKCEFEGCDRRFANSSDRKKHMHVHTSDKPYICKVCDKSYTHPSSLRKHMKVHESQGSDSSPAASSGYESSTPPAIASANSKDTTKTPSAVQTSTSHNPGLPPNFNEWYV; this is translated from the exons ATGACGATGCTCCTGGACGGAGGCCCGCAGTTCCCAGGGCTGGGAGTGGGCAGCTTCGGCGCGCCGCGCCACCACGAGATGCCCAACCGCGAGCCGGCGGGCATAGGGCTGACTCCTTTCGGGGACTCGCCccacgccgccgccgccgccgccgccgccttcaAGCTGAGCCCCGCGGCGGCTCACGATCTGTCTTCTGGCCAGAGCTCAGCGTTCACGCCGCAGGGTTCTGGTTACGCCAACGCCCTgggccatcatcaccaccaccatcaccaccatcaccacgcCGGCCAGGTGCCCAGCTACGGCGGAGCCGCCTCCGCCGCCTTCAACTCCACGCGCGACTTTCTGTTCCGCCAGCGCGGCTCCGGGCTCGGCGAGGCGGCCTCGGGTGGCGGGCAGCACGGGCTCTTCGCCGGCTCGGCGAGTAGCCTGCATGCTCCGGCTGGCATCTCTGAGCCCCCCGGCTACCTGCTCTTCCCCGGGTTGCACGACCAAGGCGCTGGGCACCCGTCGCCCACCGGGCACGTGGACAACAACCAGGTCCACCTGGGGCTGCGCGGAGAGCTGTTCGGCCGCGCTGACCCGTACCGCCCGGTGGCCAGCCCGCGCACGGACCCCTACACGGCCGGCGCGCAGTTCCCGAACTACAGCCCCATGAACATGAACATGGGCATGAACGTGGCGGCCCACCACGGGCCCGGCGCCTTCTTCCGTTACATGCGACAGCCCATCAAGCAGGAGCTGTCGTGCAAGTGGATCGACGAGGCTCAGCTGAGCCGGCCCAAGAAGAGCTGCGACCGGACCTTCAGCACCATGCACGAGCTGGTGACACATGTCACCATGGAGCATGTGGGGGGCCCGGAGCAGAACAACCACGTCTGCTATTGGGAGGAGTGCCCCCGCGAGGGCAAGTCCTTCAAGGCGAAGTACAAACTGGTCAATCACATTCGGGTGCATACGGGCGAGAAGCCCTTCCCGTGCCCCTTCCCGGGCTGCGGGAAGATCTTCGCCCGCTCCGAGAACCTCAAGATCCACAAGAGGACCCACACAG GTGAGAAACCttttaaatgtgaatttgaaGGCTGTGACAGACGCTTTGCCAACAGCAGCGACCGCAAGAagcacatgcatgtgcacacctCGGACAAGCCCTATATCTGCAAAGTGTGCGACAAGTCCTACACGCACCCGAGCTCCCTGCGCAAGCACATGAAG GTTCATGAATCTCAAGGGTCAGATTCCTCCCCTGCTGCCAGTTCAGGCTATGAATCTTCCACTCCACCCGCTATAGCTTCTGCAAACAGTAAAGATACCACTAAAACCCCTTCTGCAGTTCAAACTAGCACCAGCCACAACCCTGGACTTCCTCCCAATTTTAACGAATGGTACGTCTGA